In Dromiciops gliroides isolate mDroGli1 chromosome 4, mDroGli1.pri, whole genome shotgun sequence, one DNA window encodes the following:
- the LOC122725319 gene encoding flavin-containing monooxygenase 5-like gives MAKKRIAVIGAGVCGLGAIKCCLDEDLEPTCFEKNDDIGGLWKFQKNTAEKLPSIYRSLTINTSKEMMCYSDYPIPDHFPNYMHNSKVMEYFRMYAKHFDLLKYIRFKTKVQSVKKRPDFSSSGQWDVVVEANEKLESLVFDGILVCSGHHTDPNLPLQSFPGIEEFKGDYFHSREYKSPEEFLGKRIIVIGIGNSGADIAVELSRGAKQVFLSTRHGSWILHRVWNNGYPMDSSFFTRFNSLLRKIASLRIINNQLEKTLNSRFNHAHYGLQPQHRPLSQHPTVNDDLPNHIISGKVLVKPNIKEFTETAAIFEDGTIEEDIDVVIFATGYNISFPFLEDLIQVTNNEVSLYKLMFPPDLEQPTLAVIGLIQPLGIVLPIAELQSRWATRVFKGLNKLPSVKNMMADITQRKIAMAKRYVKSPRHTIQVDHIEYMDEIGIQIGVKPNLLWLFLWDPKLAWKVFFGPCTPYQYRLHGPRKWDGARKAILTQTERILKPMRTRTVNNERNPSLEISWVKMAPLGFAVLAIILSYYRYIYHPKRK, from the exons ATGGCCAAGAAGAGAATTGCTGTAATTGGAGCTGGAGTTTGTGGCCTCGGTGCCATCAAGTGCTGTTTGGATGAGGACCTGGAGCCCACCTGCTTTGAAAAGAATGATGACATTGGAGGACTCTGGAAATTCCAA AAAAATACTGCAGAGAAACTGCCAAGTATCTACAGATCTTTGACTATCAATACCTCCAAAGAGATGATGTGTTACAGTGACTATCCCATCCCAGACCATTTTCCCAACTACATGCACAACTCCAAAGTCATGGAGTACTTCAGGATGTATGCCAAACACTTTGACCTCCTGAAATATATTCGCTTCaag ACCAAGGTTCAAAGTGTAAAGAAGCGCCCAGATTTTTCTTCTTCCGGACAATGGGACGTGGTAGTGGAGGCTAATGAGAAACTGGAGTCCTTAGTCTTTGATGGGATCTTGGTTTGCAGTGGTCATCATACTGACCCCAACTTACCACTACAGTCCTTCCCAG GCATTGAAGAGTTCAAAGGTGACTATTTCCACAGCCGAGAGTATAAAAGTCCAGAAGAATTTTTAGGAAAAAGAATCATCGTGATTGGTATTGGGAATTCTGGAGCAGACATTGCTGTAGAACTCAGTCGTGGTGCAAAACAG GTCTTCCTTAGCACAAGACATGGATCATGGATATTACATCGTGTTTGGAACAATGGATACCCCATGGACAGTTCATTTTTCACTCGATTCAATAGTTTGCTCCGGAAAATAGCAAGTCTCAGAATAATTAACAATCAGCTGGAAAAGACATTGAATTCAAGATTTAACCATGCCCACTATGGCCTACAACCTCAGCACAG ACCTTTAAGCCAACATCCAACTGTCAATGATGACTTGCCAAATCACATAATTTCTGGTAAAGTCTTAGTGAAACCAAACATAAAGGAATTCACTGAGACAGCTGCCATTTTTGAGGATGGCACCATAGAAGAGGACATTGATGTAGTCATCTTTGCTACAGGATACAATAtcagttttccttttcttgaagATCTCATCCAAGTCACCAACAATGAAGTATCCCTGTATAAGCTCATGTTCCCTCCGGACCTGGAGCAGCCAACACTAGCAGTCATTGGCCTCATCCAACCCTTGGGAATTGTCCTACCCATTGCAGAGCTCCAAAGTCGCTGGGCTACACGAGTGTTCAAGG GGCTGAACAAATTACCTTCAGTGAAGAACATGATGGCTGATATCACACAGAGGAAAATAGCTATGGCAAAACG GTATGTGAAGAGTCCCCGCCACACCATCCAAGTAGATCACATCGAGTACATGGATGAAATTGGAATCCAAATTGGTGTGAAGCCCAACCTTCTCTGGCTCTTCCTCTGGGATCCCAAGCTGGCCTGGAAGGTTTTCTTTGGTCCCTGCACCCCATACCAGTACCGCCTGCATGGACCCAGGAAATGGGATGGGGCCAGAAAAGCTATCCTAACTCAGACAGAAAGAATACTCAAACCCATGAGAACCCGCACTGTCAATAATGAGAGAAATCCGTCTTTGGAAATTTCTTGGGTTAAGATGGCACCTCTGGGCTTTGCAGTCCTGGCCATTATCTTATCTTACTATCGTTACATATATCATCCTAAAAGAAAGTGA